The Micropterus dolomieu isolate WLL.071019.BEF.003 ecotype Adirondacks linkage group LG14, ASM2129224v1, whole genome shotgun sequence DNA segment TGCAACGGCAAACAGAAATGCATACGGTTTTATAAAAGGCAGCAAAAACAAATTACCttataaacacacataacacaAGTCTCACTCATTCAAAATAGGGAAACTTAAATGTTAACATACACAACATCAACACACACCACACcaataatatacatttaaatgagTAATGCCTACGTTCATGTTGCAATCTGATTTTCATCTGCGAGGTTAGTTAATATGCCTGGTACTATTATGAGGTTACATTATTTTTTGAGTTACAATATAATGGCCTTACCAACAGAGCCCAGAGTGTTGGCCCATGATGCACCCTGTCTCGTCACCATGTTGATAATCCTGGAAAGAACAAACATTTAGAGGACAAGTCAAGTGATCCCAAGTGTTAATATAAGGGGCAAAACTACAGGCAAAGTGAATTATCTGTCTCTACTCACTGTACATTACGAGGTTTGGACCATGCCATGTCACTAGTCTCCTTCAGGCCCATCCTGAGACCATTAAAAGCACCAAATGCTGCCCCTGTAGTCAAAACAAAGAGGCAGAAAGACCGAGTGAGGAATTTGGTCAACTCGcattcagaaaataaattacGACGGGAACTAAACACTCAGCTCAACACTCAATACAACATTCAGCTATTCAGTTCCATTTACTCCAGATACACATAACACcaaaaagtatgtggacacccaaACGTGATCGTTGAACATGTCATGCTAAAACCATCAGCTTTTTGGCAGATTTGCTCTCATTCAGGCACCAGATCATTAATGAGGTTGGCTACTGATGTTGGGTAATAAGGCTTGGCTTGCAGTCCCAGTTCGCCCCAAAGGCTTTGTGCAGGCCAGTTACATTCTTCAACACTAAACTCAAAGAAAGCCCAGTCTTCATGAACCTGGCTTTGTGCATTAGAGTGTTGTTATGTTAACACACCCTCTAAAAACTGTTGCCACAAAGTTGGAAGCACACTATTGTTTAAATTCTTCCCGGATCCATTCTTCATATATGATCTATTCATAACTTTGCCATCATGATTACCCACACTGTAGTTGTATTATGTTGGTCTATTCTGTACACACGCACAAATATTGCATGTCCGCCCCTCCTGGGAAAGGGAATcatcctctgttgctcttcctgaggtttcttCTATTTCCGAATCATGGGTTAAAGGATAGTAAAGCCACtcaatttgtgatattgggtatataatataattttaagcTGAGGCATTAAGACTTCCTCTAATTCAAACCAAAGGATCCAACTCCAAGCATGACTAGATGTCCACATACTTCTGACCATTTTGCCCTTTTGACAGTCACGATTTTTACGACAATGTTCACAGTTGTAGCAAACAATCAAACCCCTACGAGTCCTATTGAACagaaaaaataatgtaaaagttAAGGAAGTTGTGTGACACTATGATGCTTCAGCTGTTTATCTACCAGTCATGCAGGATCCTCCAATAGTAAAGAAAGCCAGTTCAAAGCGTCCTCTTGTTTTATTTGCGCCTGTGGGTAGGATGAACTCATCTGTGtcctaaaacaacaacagttgttACAGTCAGAAAAATCCACAAAACACCTTAGATTAAAATTCCCCTTTAGCCGTAGCTTACCTGAATCAGGTAACGAGGGTCGACGTTGAGGTAAGGGGACAGAGGACTCATTCCGGTCACTGAAAAGACATTACAACAGATATATCAGCTAACTTTGTTTTGACATAATTCATACTTATATATTGAGAAGTTGTATTTGCCAGAAATGTAAAGGCCATGACAGTTTTGACACTAACGTTACAGCAAGTTGCTGTTACCGGTAGCTTTGAAGCTAACTAGGAAAGCATTTAGCTAGGGTTATGGTAAAACTACACGACACTCACAGGGAACCCCGGCGAGCTCTGTGTTCGAGTATTCAGGTGCACCGCCTCCAAAGAGACCCCCGAGACCTCCTTTGGTTCCTCCCAATCCTTGTGAGTTATTGTCCATCTTTGTGAAAGATCCGAGGGGGTCACCTGGTGAAAACTGGAGCCAGGTGGGGAGCTGCTAGCCTAGCCGAtctggctaacgttagcaagcGCTAAGCTAAATCGCAGTAGTCAAAATCCAAGACAAACTGATCGACGACGAGCTGCTGGCTTCACCGCCACCAATATACGTGGCCCCGTTAATGCGTGTGCTGAATCCGACGTGAGTTGTCCGAGTGAAAACTGACTTTTCGTTGTAGATGACTGATCTCGAGTCTCTTGCCCCTGACCTACACCAGCACGCTCTGCCGTAAAATGACCCCAGATGCTGAGATGTCGTTACGTCAACAAGACCGAcaattaaaggtggaaaaaggaGACAACGCTGCCATCAATGTCAATTTTATCTCATGATTTCTAGACCATAAGTCGTTTAAATGAGATAAGTAAGGCAACAAAACCGCACCGATAATGTTAGTCAGTCCCACGACTTTACGACACCTCCACAGACCTGGGATCTGTTTCCTTAGCCCAAGGGCAGACAGGGTGACGCAGCCAGAACTTTACAAACTGACAGCAGGTCAAGAGGAGAGAGGTTGTTATTCAGTCAATAATTTGATCATGTTTGTGAAACGTTTTACATATAATCAGTGTTACATATAACAGTGCTGGAAGAAGTGCTTAAGTAAAAGAAACAATGggctgtcaaaaagaaaaatactgtataaaagTTCGTTTTCAAAGTTATACTCAAGTAGAAGTACAGAAGAACTACTAGCAAAGTGTACTTAAAGCATAAAAGTAGCCTATATGTTTGATGATGGCTCCTTTCAGTGTAGCCTTCATCACATTTTATGTTACATCTGTAAAGTAATTTGTAACACTAGGTGCCAAATAAACTgagtaaaaactacaatatttgGCTCTGAAATGCAGTGTAATAAAATGGAAACACTCAAGTAAGGTAGCCTACCTCAAAGTTCTACTCAAGTAGGCTACATTACTTGAGTGGGCTAAATGTCATTTGGCATAATTAAAAGACCTACTGTcacttaataaaaaatgttttattgaaaaattAATTATGAAAAACGTACAAATTCTTGGTCTGTGCCTcagacaaacacattaaaaatagaataaaatacatGAATCTCAAAGaccttgaataaataaattaacaaagaCTATAACGTGGTCTTCAGTTTACACTATTAATGTCTTACATATATCAGCAGTTCTTCTGCAGTGTATAACCAACCTGAAATTCATTATAAAACTccttttatcattttatggTTTATGGTAGTTGCCCGTAATTTTTGTTATTCAGTAAAAATTCCAGTTTCCCCTTCAGTGCCACTCCATACATACTGCATACACTAAGTGATTAGAGTAtaacagattttactttatacACATTATCAATTTGCTAGCAATGTTTCTAGGTAGTACTGACAACCAGAAACAACTGGATGGATATGCATGTACATCatgtacacatttaaaatggattTCTATGTCTAGTGCagcaacaattattttcattataaattaataattttgtcTATAAATGTGTCAAATAAAATGGGAACCCCTGAGGCTTAGGGCTTAAAACACCATCCATAAACTGAAGTGTCACAGACTGAAGACCTTTGTTTCATCGCTCTCACCCTCATTTTCTGTTATCTCTCTTCTAGTAATACATAAAATCCAAGATTATTTAAATCCCCAAATAATCACATTTACAGATAAGAAGATGGTGCACGCAAATGTTTGCCAGTCTGTCTtttgactaatcatttcatcTCTACTGTCGTCACATACTGtttttcagtggtggaaagttaAGTTACAAAAAAGATATTACTtcactgtgtttatttgataactttagttactagttacagattaagattattaatacaaaatatgaataaaataataaattatgattTCATATTATAGATTTTATTACAAAGTAGTTGAAACTAACCCCTACTGCTGCAGCATCAGTGATGCTTACACGTTAATGCATTACTAATTATAATCCAGTGATTTTATTCTGTATAGGCCATTCTGTATAGtgtatacttttactttacttttgaACTTTGTACTGAATCCAGAACTTTGActtgggtttgttttttttgaacgATGGAGTTTCTTACATGGAACACAGTGTGGCAGCAGAGAGCTGATGGAAAACACCAGACCAGCGGGGTCAGACCTGATGGGTCTGGTACTCCTCAGTCGTCTTGCTAATTAGGCCTAATTTAAATGACTGATTGAGATAAATTTGCTCCCAGTCATGACAGATACAAGTTGGATTTGCATGATGCTGTTTATGTTACAGTAGAGAGGTACGGCCAGGTTAAATAACTTCCACATGACACCTGTCAGGCCTTTAAATGCACCTCTCAATGCCACTGGGTACTTACCCACGATGCACCAGAGagaccacacacatgcacacgtacATGCACATTTATGCAGCACAGCCACGGCCATCTGCTGCCGGTCAAAGGCACAGAGGCACTGAAGGAATTTAGTGTGTTGAATTTCACGAATAACAGAGCATCTTATTCGGATTCTGccattgtatgtgtgtattcagTAGGGGCCAAGTGGAGCGATGAAGTTTGCCATTGTCGCCCAGTGTGGGTGTTTTCAGACTCTCTGGCATGATCTGTGAGTTAGTGTTCTCTGTGTTGCTGCCCAGTGTGCCCACTGTCTTTCCCACAATGCCCCATTCAGCCCtgggcctctctctctctctctctctctctgctcacacTCTCTGAGACTGAGCTGACACCCGTTTTGTGCCTCTGgctaatcatcatcatcatcatcatcatcatcatccagctACAAACCAAATTTTCAGTTGTGGGATAAAATAGCTGTGATGTCATCTTTgttatcagatttttttttacccactCTTGTTTTCATGTTCTACTTCATTTCCTctcttcccttctctctctccctctctctttctttctgtctctctgagctccCAAACACAAAAGACAGAGGGGCCACGACAGGACCCCAGTGTATGCTGGTTGTCAAGGAGACAAGGAGACAGTGTTGGGTCTTTAAACTGCCTCAGAGGGGTGTGTGGAGTTAGGGGGAGTTGGCCTTATTTACATGGGAAGAGGACAAGGGAGAGAGGGGTTTGAAATACAACTTTTGAGCCGTTCCCCTGCAGCTTATAGGACTCCGCTGTTATTCAGCTAAAAATCACTCCGCCGCTCATCAAATATTTACCAAGCAGCGGAAATCTGGAGCTGTTCATTATGTGGAGAATGCAGTGCATACATAGTAATGTAAATCAACCTGtcttttcctccctctgtctctcccactCACACCCATccttccacacaaacacacttgcacacaacCATGCTTTGATTGTAAGAGCTGGGAGCGCTGGGCCCCTGTGTTTTGGCATTGGCGAGAGCTGACTGCAGAATACATTACCAGATGCTTGAAGAGTGTTTCATACCAGGAGAGAAGAACGagaataacaaaacaaaaactgaaaacaggaaaaacagagacaagaGTGCACgcccatccacacacacatgcgcccCCACCCatccacacccacccacacacacacacacacacacacacacacacacacacacacacacacacatagtctctgttttattttctctctcttcccatcTCCACTCAGTGCTTCTTCCTTTCCAGAGGGTTGTCTGCAGCGGTCACATCAtgtcctgtctctctttctctctttctctgatccGGGGGCTGGGGTTGCGGCTGCAGAGCAGGCTCAACTCCAAGCCTGAAGTTCAATATCAACCCCCAACTTAACAATGAAAGCAGGAAGGGCAGGGAGAGGACGAATGAGCTACCCACTGCTGCATTCACCACAGAAAACCCCATGTGattttcttctttgtgtgtgtgcgcgaaaCCTTATATGTGTGATTTTAAGGGTAGTTTTACTTTTAACTTAAAGTGTCAATGCTCAAATTACTCACAGAGTTTGTTTTCAGATAACCGCctttatgttttaaattttaaacagGTGGAGTAGTCTATTATACATTATCAAATGTAGCTACCATGACACATGTAGATTATGAGCAGTGGGTTTTCGGAGACTTCAGGGACAGACTGTGTTCCTGTGTAACGTTTACACTGCAGATGTTAGAGGGCGAGCTTGCACAATCAATTTCCCTTTAATTCCCCAGCCATCTAGTCATCCAAATCTGAACCCCCCACACccccctttttctctctgttataCATGTGCATGCCTTTGAGAAACCATGGTGAGCTGGGTGTGTTTCGTTCTCTCTTATTACACACATAGATGTGTGTAATGTCCACTTGGAGAGAAGGCGTAGACAACAAGAGAAAGAACACAGAAAAGGAgaagtggggaaaaaacatgTTGTGGCCTTTTCCCTATGCATTTTGTCTTAAGTGTCTGCTGGGTTTTCAACCCCTCCCCGTATCTAAAGAGTGTTTGGTGATTAGTATGCAGAAAGGAAGCTGATTTGCATAATTAAGTGCTACAGAGAAAAAGCAACAAAGTTTGTTAGTTTTACAACTAAGAGTTTAATAGTGTACAAAGAGTTATTCCTGCTCAGAAtactttaaaagttaaaagttcgTTGTTCAAACACATATCTTtgtccccccacccccatttTTTAGACacacatgtaaatgtttttgttttttttaaggaatCCAAAGCAGAGACAGATACCATTAAAGTGGTTAATAATCACAGAGGTGGTAACAGTTAGTAACCTACACTTGGCACTTAAGAGTAGATTAATGTTGTACTACACTGTTAATTGTCACACTCATAGTATACAAAAGGCACAGAAGGCAAGCAATGCTGATCTCAAGTTAATACAGAGAACATCAGAGACTCCAGTATATCAGGACATAGAGACATGAttacaaatgacaaatgaagGATAGTTCATCAAATGTTTCTCCGTAATAAGGCATAAATGTTCTTATCTGAAAAGgtcatttaatgttattttcacGTACAAAatagaatataaaaatacattataaacTTGTTACAGATGTTATGACtccatgattttttttatgtcaagGCATCGGttggtttatgtgtgtgtgtgtgtgtgtgtgtgtgtgtgtgtgtgtgtgtaaaactgtgCCACGCCCTCAGAGAAAGCGGATACACatgctaaaatatatatatggacGACTTCATCTCcaacaaaacaatcaaacaaacaaacaaacaaacacaagaaaaagataaaatataacaCTGTTCTCTTGAGGTATCTGAACCTCACATAAACATCTCAGACACTGTAGCTGCTGATTCAATAGTGCATTGCACTTCCAATTCAGATGAGAcacttggtttttttttttgggcaCTAAAATCTGAATTGATAAGCGTTATGGATGTAAAGCCATAAAAATGCAGATGATGACAACTGGCTGCGACACATTTCTTGCAGTGCTAATGAATCTGCATAAACCCACCAATTCCATGCTGGGCACAAACCCACAATGTAGTGGAAAAAGATTTAGGTGTAACATTGTTCCATCGCTCACAATAAATATAGGCACTGCTGTTCAAGCTCATACAATACTGTAGTGTAAAAAAGGCAAAGGCATCGTTGTGTAAGTCCTCTAGATTTAGACAAAAGAAGTGCAACCTTCCctctgtgagtgtgtctgtCCTGTACAGGCTTGGCATTTATGCTGTTGACTCAGTATTGGGATGCTTTAACCTAATAAGAAAAACTCAGAGATACTGTGGcattttggattctggtttgttatttttcctCACTGAGCACCTGTTGCTTTACAGTGAAAAAAGCTGCTGCACCGGCATTTTACTTCCCcgaacgttttttttttttgtattcctCATTCAAACGTGTCAAGGAGAAATGGAAATCACTCTCCcaggtctttttttttaaaggaaatgaAGCACAAaataagttatttaaaaaagtgacGTTTTAAACACATCATCAGAAACCACAGGTTGGTGTTACATTTAAAGGGAAAGCGTGTTaataaactgaatgttttaacacaaattataatgtgtaataatgaaattaatgtATTATGCCCAAAAAAAGCAGAGTGTTTAGAAAAGTTTCCCACATTAAGTAAGAGGTGCCCGATGAggaaaaaatgtttcaaaatatcAACACATCtcttagtttagtgtttatGGAGGGTTTCTGTGCTGGATAAGTACAGTTACCATCATTATCAGTATAGTTACTATGTTATTAATagagttattattattgcatCACATGGACCGAGGGCAGGGCAGCTCAGAGGGACAGTTTGGCACAGCCAGGGATTTGTTTAGGAGCCCTTCACCAGTGTGGGCCCCCTCCACAGTAAAGTCTACTGGTATAGCATGGCAACAACCATTACAGATTGGGATTTCGACTGTTGAATGGTTATAAAACATTCTCAGACCGGCTTTGGACATTTGGAAGGAAGGCACGTTTGGTAAAGTTTAGGTTAGGACTTGATGGGCGGGGTCCTGAGGTTTTTTTCCCATGATCGCTGTCGTCTGGTTGGTTGGTTAGACAGAAGCAGCCGGGGTTGTTCCCAAAGTGCTGGTCTGGTTGGCAGAGCTGAGGGAGTGGCGGGGCCGTGGGCCAATGAGCGCGCCAGCGGGCAGAGATGGGTGGGTCATCAGTGGGCGGAAAGGTCAGAAGGTCAAGGGGTCATGGGTTAGTTGCCGTGGCAGCTAGagttagacagacagagacggacagacgtggaaaggaaacaaaaaggGCACATAAAAGGggacataaaaagaaaaaagatagaAGAGAGATTAGTGTCAGCTAGTGGCGTCAGGATGACAACAAGGCAGATCTACTGCAGTCACACAGCGAGAGGGGAAGTACATAACACCTTCATGAGCCCTGCATAACCATTCAGAAGGACTTACATCAACCACCGGGTGGTGACATAAGGAATGGCTGGTTAGCGATGCTCATATGTGCTCATGAaggtgtttgcagtgttttaggAGGTACCCCTCCTGTCGTGTGACTGCTGCTATAGTGATACTACTCATGCTAGCTGGGCTACGTCtagcacagacagacagtgaaaccatggacagagagggagacggCATGGTTTCATGTGGGTGAGAGAGTGACCTTTATGTCCAGAGAAAAGTGTCTGGGCCTCACAAATACTTTCACTCGCTGACAAGTAGAGCCATTGTTGAGCAGCAGGCGTAAGACCTTGATGATTAACAGTTGTGATTAACTGATTATTGATTATAGTTTGAGCTATTTGCTATGAAGTATTAGAAGAGGAGGCACCATAAGAGATAGTGATGAGAGGTTAAGAGATGGTGATTTTAGAGGGACTtaagaaacaatttaacaataGACAGACTAACTACAAAAATTTAGAGGCTTTGGTTTTCTTTAGAGCTTTTTTCAATAGTCATCTTTATTGCCTTTTAGTGTTTTTTGTCCATCGTGTACAACAAGAGCACCAatgctcacatacacacatatattgtAGCTAGCTAGTCCATTTCTATTGCATAAAACAGTCACGAGGCCTGTGAATCGAGAAGGTCACCTCATCTTAAATAGACAAGAGCAAAACACTGCCTTCATTGCCACCTCTGCGGTGACTAAAACAGTAGTAGCTACACACCTTGAATAAAGTTTGAAGTTTACATGAAGACACTTCATCTATAAAAAGCATacgtaaaaacaaaaataaaaatgtacaaactaaaaaaaaaatactacaagTATTTCCAAGCAATCTTGTTCCATAAGCTTCATATAAGCACTTAAATCCTTAAAATCCCTATATACAAATTTATTTTGCAGCTAAATACATGGTAACAGCACCACTCTGGCTAGGAAATATATGAAAGATGTAAACAGCCCCAATGATCAAGTCCAGTGGGCGACTGATAAGACCACAAACAACAGTATTTCATACAAAAGAGCTTGTAACACAGACTTCAGTAGTTATCACACGCTGTGTTTTAGTAGTAAAGACCAAAGATCATATTGAATTGAATGACCTCCAGAAACAGACAATCCCTGTTACTTTAAATGTCATATAGTCATTGGGCACAACACaggatttaattaataataataaaaacatttgtggaAATCTACTGGAATGAAGTTGGGTTTAAATAAAACTTCCCACAGGTATTTGTAGGGTCAAAAGTAGTAgtgaagagataaaaaaaaaagtttctgagAGAGGACTCCAAATCCAGAGTCACAAGGACCGAGTCACATGAACGGAGTGATCCATTCTAATTGAGAGGGTCCCGGCCTGAAAGCCGTCCAGTTTATCAAACAGGCGAGCAAAGATAACCGCTGCAGCTGTCACCCCTAACATGGTTCCTCCCAATCTGCTCACttatttcactttcactgcAACAAATactgtttcacattttacacCGAAGCTGCTTCAGCATGTGACCTTTTCGCCTgatacagttatttattttttaggcaTGCCATATCACAGACACATGTAAACTGAAATTGGTCCATTGGTctgcatgcatgcacgcacactaacacacacgcacacacacgcgcacacacacgcgcacacacacgcgcacacacacacccacacacacacgcgctcaCACACACGCGCCACACactacgcgcacacacacactcacacacacacataaagtggctggtgagcTAACTAACCTCTGTCTGGGGTCACTACCCTTTGGTAAGGATGGATTCTCTTGTCGTGGCGTCGTACCTTAGTGGTCATGGCACCTGCTAACAGCCATTGACATCGCcaaaacagaacacagaagGTTACTCATCAGAAAGACATGAAACAGTCTACCCATGGCACCAACATCAATGAAACCAGGAATTTACAAAAAGTTCAAGGCTGACGGtgaaaataagtaaaaacatCTCGCTTCTAAGAGAcagaattgttgttgttttgtggtcTTCTGTTctctaaagaaaatattaatccaaaCCACTAATTTCTCACTAAGCGAACTAGTAGATTCAATTTCAGCGGTAGCAAAGTCACTCTATAGCTCTGTGATTAAAATAAGCTTTAACATATATTAAATCACAAACAGCGGTGCTAAAATATCTATGGGttcattaaaatgtgttaaaagttACAAGCGGAAGCTGAActattaaaaaaagttaaatagcTGTCACACCACAACACTAGTTTACTAATAcgaagaggaaataaacaggAATGGACACTTGACTACAGAATGACTGTCGAGGAATCTGTCATCCTAAAGTATGAGCAAACTTTGAGTGTTTGCTCTGTTTGAAgtatgtgggggggggggcggggtcTGCAAGCCAGTCCGTGTGTGTGCTAGGAAGGGTTGCTATCGCTTAGCCTTTGGTTGGGAAAGCCATACCTGCAAAAACACAGGAAGAAGGGACTGTTAGCCCAGCAATGAGCATCTGCATTCATCAATATTGGTCGTGGATGTATTACAAGAGCTGGATATGGCTGCCAATTTGTCCAAGTGACAAACCGTGGTACTGCAACAAACAAATCCTCTGTGGACAATATCAGGTTTTTAGTCACGTTTGTGCTATTAAGTCGCTTTATGTGAATGTTGTGAATTAATTATGTCTGTTTATGACTTTGTTAACTTCACCTCACTGCAATTTTGGCCaggtaagtaaataaataaagagggaaagagacagagCGTAGCAAGACATTCAGTGTATTGACTCTATGGTTCAGTCAAAATAAATCTTACTGTGCTGTGATTATATACAAAAGTCAATGTTAAGACACGCTTGGTCGAAAATTAGCCTGAATGGCGCAAATTAATGCAAAGGTGTATCCATGCAAGTCGAAAATGTTTCCATTTGTGACAAAATATTTGCATTAATTCCAGGTGCTTTATCTACAGAAACGAAACGGAAAAAGGAGGGAGACTAGAGAGAAAAACCAGAAAGAAGAGTTTCTGGTGAGTTCTGAGCTGAACACATGGACGgtctgtagctagctagttTACGCCTAAAGTCTGTATAGTTGGTGCATTGGCTGTTTGGGGTGAATGAATACACACTGCACAAACAGTCAAACGGTCAAATTCACAAACGACGCTTTGCTTTGTCTGAACACACCTGTATAGACGTAGGTACAAGTCAGTTCAGTCAACCCTGACCAATGCAGAACTTTCTTGAGGCGCAAAAAGCATTTTTCAAATAAACTTCCATTATAAAACATGTCTAATGTTGATGAACGACAAAACAAGGCCAAGGACTCTCTGAACTATGAATATGTAGACCATGTAAATCTTTCTTAGAGTCTAGCAGTGCTATTTTCCTATGTGTGATCACATCTCAGTGTAAAGTCTATGGGACAAGCGGGCGGGGCCAGGGACAGAGACACTAAAGGAACGTTTTTTTTAGCGTTTGCGACTGGTGAGCATCTTTCATTGGAGTCCAGTATCCAGTTCTCATAATACATCCATTGACTATGTATCAAAGTGATGAACGTTTGATTTCTAAATACCTAAAACTCCAGTTGAGTCAATCGGGTATTCCAATATGGAGGGCGTAAGTGTGTAGGGATACTCGTAGGGTGTGTAAATGATTCCAGATTCGGGCCCCTGCTGCACCAGCGTGGGGTGTGGATTGCCACCCGGCATGAGGGCTGAGCTCTGGATCTGGCGAATAAGAGGCATGAGGGTCGGCGTGTTGACAGGGGCGGGGTTGCGCAGGCTGGGAGGCAGGACGGGCGTCGGGCCTGTGATGATCCGAGGCGCCTGAGGGGTACCTAGAGGGAAAGCGGCTGTGGCTGTGCggcacacaaacataaaataatgaaaatatgcGCACACCCCCGCGcgagcacacacaaaaagcacacacacatacaacagacagggaagaagaggagaggacaaACAGACTATTTAACAGAAGAAACAGAAGCATTGTTCATGTATACAGTGGACTCCTGTAACAAGTCCCCTCCTTTGTCACCCACCAACCCTCCTCCACATGTTAAATATGATGTCATCCTTACGCGTCTTGACATTGGCGTCTCTGTACGTCCCGTTGAGAATGGCCAGCTCCATCAACTGCATTTTCTTCAGGTTGTCCTCCCCCTCAGCCTACACCAACACATGCAGAGCAGCACAATCAACTTCTGGTCTCAGCAAATGTTACAGTATGATGAAACTAATTATGATtcactg contains these protein-coding regions:
- the timm23a gene encoding mitochondrial import inner membrane translocase subunit Tim23, yielding MDNNSQGLGGTKGGLGGLFGGGAPEYSNTELAGVPLTGMSPLSPYLNVDPRYLIQDTDEFILPTGANKTRGRFELAFFTIGGSCMTGAAFGAFNGLRMGLKETSDMAWSKPRNVQIINMVTRQGASWANTLGSVALLYSAFGVAIEKARGAEDDINTVAAGTLTGMLFKSGGGLKGVARGGLAGLALSGAYALYNNWDHITGTSSSSSRLY